AAATCTTTTTTTGGCTCGCCCATCAAAGCTGAAttgttaccaaaaaaaaaaaatcaaaatcttgaaccattTTCGGATCCAGTCGTTTTAGATCCAAGTATTGTGAACAAACAATTGTACTGCGAAAAGCAACGCAATCGAGCAATAAATTTTGCTGCAACTAACCGAACAACGATGCCATTCCTTCGTCTGTTCGAACCAGCTAATATATATTGTGCAATTTAGGACCATGACTACACAAATGTGAATCCAGAAGAGCagctgttaaataaatttaaactactGTCAATAACCACTGATGATATAAAAGAAATTGAAGAAGAAACAAGAGAGCAAAGTCAAAGTAAAAGTTGGTTTAAATATCGTCAAAATAGAATCACAgccagtaatttttataaatgctGCATAATTCGAGATGAAGAAGCCCAAATACAATTTTCTATTAGCTTGATTAATCAAGAACCGTTTAAATCAAAGTCTACAGATTGGGGTAAAGAAAATGAAAGTAAAGCGCTGGAAATTTACGAATCCACTGGTGTTAAAATAGATAAATGCGGACTATTTATAAGTCCAACTCACCCTTTTTTAGGAGCTTCTCCAGATGGGCTCATAGGAAATGACACAGTAGTAGAAGTTAAGTGTCCTTATTCCCGTAGATTCTCTTCTATAACGGAAAAAACTTTGCCATACCTGTATCTTGACGAAAGAAACAAtttacgattaaaaaaaaaccatctGTACTACTACCAAATTCAAGGCCAGCTTTTTGTTACAGGCAGATACATTGCAAAGTTTATAGTATATACAACAATTGAAACAATTGTTATAACTATTCGCCGCGATGACAACTTCATAACATTAATGGTTTAACGTTTAACAAAATTCTTTGAGGATTATTTTCGTGTTGCTATTTTAGATcgttatttatataaaaattacagtactatttttaaaaagtaaaaaagaagcaatgaaaatttacgttttatataaaagttaatgtatttataatcatatttatattttcttataaaaagtataattattgttatattagTTATACAGCAGAACTGAATCGttttaaatatacaaattttaattacaaaataaaatgtacacGAAATAAATGTaagttcattatttattataattttccaAGTGTGTCCTTTGTCTTGGAGATATCATTTTATGCGGCCGAGTTAACAACAGATTCACGAAAGTTGCATAACATTAGacatatagaaaaaattttcgtagCTAGACGCGTATAATTTGGATTCAAAGGTTCTCGtaagattttataagttttgTCAGCCCAATTAATCGTTCAATGTGTACCCGTTTCGATGCTAATTTGCGATCGGATAATACTGTCACATTTGGAAGTTGTTTACCTTTCAAAAAGTGAGGTATATTGACAGTTACTCCCTGTGATTCAAAAATATCTTGCACATTAAAACCACGATCAGCCATTACGGAACCCcctttttacatttttaacgaGATCCGATCTTTCTACTATTTGTCTATCACTTGTACTACCTCCATACGCTGCAGAATGATAGCATAAAATGCCATCAGGCGATCCTCCCACTAATACTTTCACAGTATTTTTGTTCTTATATGTGCTAAATGTAGCTTGTTGAGCTATTGGATTTGATGGCTTATCAATGGGTATTTCAGTAGCATCAACAATGACTCTTGTTGATGgatataactttttaaatccTTCTGGCATATAAAAGTCGACAACTTCTCGGGATGGCCAAGTATCTATCAATGACCAAAGCTGGTAAATCATATGGATccaagtattaaaaatattgcggaCAACAGCTTCACTAATTCCAAAATAAATACTCAATCCAAAATCTGGAATATTTCTTCGTAACTTCATAAGTATCAACAAAAACATGTCCTCAGGTTCTACAGAGTTAACTTGACCTTTAACATATTTAATGCGATCAACATAATCACTTAATGTACCATAcacaaattgaaatttggcaTAATTTCCTAATCCAGTATAGTAATGTATTACATCATCTCGGTGAGAAATTGATTGAACAGATAAAGGTCCACGGCCAACTTGGATACCAACTGaactaaaacatttttttctcacggcagatttttgtttttttacttcCAACGATTTCACATGATTTGATTCCATGTAATCTGAATTATTACTTTCTGACATTGGCAATGAATAGACCTCTTCTTCCATTTGTACATCGATATTATAGTAATCAGTGGGTATGTATGACATGCTTGAGATTGTTGAGCAATCTTGAATATTAGTTGATGCAAATGGCTCTTCAATTTGATGATCTATCAatgtttctttatttattgGTGAACTTCGAAGCTCTATTTTTTTGTAGCTCagtaatttcattattttcatttgaTGATGATGGTACTGATGATATACAATTCTTTATCGGTGATTCAATCAAACTGTTGGCAATattttcagagatatttattggATCATCTAAAAGCGACAAAGgcaatgatgatgatgaattGTTAGAATCTTCTTCGAAAAGAgctttccgaattttttctgAACGCCTTGATTTTTCTGCTTCGAGCTCCAACATAAGTGTTGGTACAGCATTAGGTTTTAAGTACTTCTTGGATGTTGTGACTCCTAAAAAAACCACCTATTAAAGTTACTTGATACGGATATTAAATTACTACAATATAAATCTacgttaaataaattaatttcatacctGTATAGAAActctcttttttttcaataattaaatctttttCGAAATGGATCGAACATAACCTTGATGATTttgatgattaaaaattgacaCTTATGGCTTTTTCCCAAAGAATCCGacatttttcgttttttggAAAAGTAAAAGTAGCTTTTCCTTTACAAAAGGAACTGAACACTTTCCCATTTTTTGgtattaattatattgttaaattattttttcacaatgACTTATCAACACGTGTCCACTCCAAAACATTAGGTATAACTTAAATATAGGTatagtataattattattattaaattcacataacttataaaaaatagttatataaattttaatgtttattgcgtcgattaattttcaattctcGTTGAATTATAGCTagtaaactaatttttcatatgaaactttttttctttggtGATCATATTTGAAAACTTGCGCTTTAAAAACTTGCTAATGTGCTGCTCTCAAGTGGCTGAGTTTGGCAAAACGGAACCCCATTCCAACCAAACTCCGCAACGATCTCAATTAAACACCAATTAACCACTATCGTCGTTATGTGTCACAACTGCACACAATACTCCGAGTTTACTCCTCATATGCGTAGACTATACTCCGTCGTTACGCTGAGTTTCGGACGAGTTTCTACATAGTTTTATTGGTGGCACCGAAACCGCTAgggtaattaaatttaaataattaaatagattatccggatatactaattattgacaggtcAAAAAACTGATTAATCTAATTATTAACACCTACACTAcgcatgcgtcgaatcatCTGCTGGTTCTTATTTAtgaaaacttattattaagtaatcaatattattaaagtttattaataataatttccataaatattTCGCGTGcctaatgccaaaagggcgtataattttttttttggtgccAATCGTTTTGTAAACATGTTCTAagcctaaaaatgaaaataaaatttccaaagccaaaagggcgtatgtctcaagttatacgcccttttggctttagaacactgaaaatttagtgatctaaaaccaaaagggcgtataatttttaacttcccgttaagGTGTTTTTCATTCTATACATACATATTATGGATTTTAACTCCAATTTTACGCAACGGAATCGgtggtttaaatttttaggcGAGTAGAGCATACCTACGCTCGCGCTAAAAGTATACAATTAACCCTTCAGTACCCACGTTCTTTTTAGTGTCTCACTTGCACTGCAGCGACATCCTATAAGTTGAATGTTGTTGCGTGAGAAAAATTCTCATAGCGAGggtactgaagggttaaacaaaaatatatcttttatTGCAGCTATAGCGGgcaagaaattattataataatccgaaattaaaaaatactagaaaaaattaatatcaaaatacGGAAAGTTTATTGGGGTACAATTCCTGCACCTTCTCTACGTATATCTTTTACATTTtcgtctgaaaaaaaaaagaaatttataaaaaatatgaacaatctagtacgcgaaaaaatttttaattcatatgcTTTTTTAATCATTGGTCTGTTCaagatgatgaaaattttaatttactaccattgaaaatgttgactttttaaaaattttttttatacaaacctccggacaattttgaaaactgtttttcgaaattttgaaaaaatcctgatttttttttatacgcccttttggctttagaccGATAATTtcctaaagccaaaagggcgtatatcttaagatacgcccttttggcgttagtatgtcaaaaaatttttttctgtagatCTTTACGTTTCGAGCGATTCTAGAaagaatggcaaaaaaaaattttttttatactctcTTTTGGCATAAAACCCTATCTAACTGCTgtaatacgcccttttggcattaggCACGCgatttaattactattaaaaatataaaaaataatttattgaatcagaagagttcaaactcttacagtaaattttttaggttaaagtaaaaaaaggcgtcatagcgctgtcgactggctgtcaGTATGagatttaacttaaaaattatgaactaattattgacacccattatttaaatattataaagtatacaatcaatttcgattattcaattttataaatttttaattaaaaaaaaaaaaaaaaaaaaaaatcatataattagatggagaaattaatttaaactcggcacttaaaaaaaaaaatgcttttctaaccaaagttgttaagaaaataaacgcTCGTTAACTGGTTTGATGAACTGTgctaaatttgttttttttttttttttcaataattaatatttaatattttgaacggacagtaatttttttcaattttttaactaattagaatttaataaaaatttatgatagttattcttattgcttttatcttaaatttttattttttttaaagatttattttaaactaaaagtaatattgaatattaaaattgtttaatcgTTCTctcagaaataattaattcgcCCACGGATAACACGGGCGCCAAAGACGTAGATTTCAAGAACTTCGCTCTTGATAAATTGcatataattttctataagcCGCAAAACTTGTGTTTCGATTGACATATTCAATATATTGTATATGTATTATCTTGGTAATTTCACCaagtacttaaaaattaatacgtTCAATTACTAATTAACAAGGCTATTAGTGATATCTTATCAAACCACTGACAATGACGtcaatgattattaataaataaaaattattaaagtaatttttagaatttttgtagtataatttcagaattaaaattacaagcacctaaaaatattaataaaaaatgaagaaatttttttttatcaaaatatggATTTTCACATACCTCGCGATCATAACCGCAGAACTTTCCAACACTATGGACAAATTGATTCTTAACCCAAATAGTCCCGATGTTAAATATTTCGCCGAAAGAGCCTGGTACGATCTTGATTTGAGGGGGGAATGTAAAACAATGGTAGAAAACTGCCTAAAAGCGGACTCCAAGCTCGTACGAAGAGTGgaacttttttatcaatacaGTAACGTCTACAAAGCCCAGGTGGAGATAGTTGATGAAGAGAGGCGGTACATTATTTTAGTAGGTTATATTGTGCAGGtgaagaagaaaattaaatatacgcCGATTTCGATGTCCGTTTCGGTAGAGTATAAATGTATTGTATATGTTCACACGGAGGAAAGCAACCCGATACAATTGCAATGTTTCGTAAATGGTTATACATGggtatgtttatttattcattaatttatattatttataataggtgtgtgtaatataaaaaattattttttagacaaatcTGGAGCAAAGAAATAATGAAATCGCGTACAATCAATACTACTATGATCGTCAACAAGATGGCCGACCAGGTAACGGGGAAGTGACTGCTCCTTTTCtatagtagaaaatttttagtacaaagaaaaaataaataaacaaattttatttatggttaTGTATAATTCAATTTGGCTAATcgataaaaacttaaatatttcataacaAAGAAGAATATACACATCGTTGATGATACTGCAATACCGCGTTAGtataaaagtaacaaaaatgaaattttttacccaaattatgtaattttttttttctacattttttggtaatcgcaaaaataaaacaaattttttttttttttttttttattgaaaaaaactattCTATACAATAACGCGCTACTTGCGTTAGCATTACATTTGCTATGGTAAAACCGCGTGACTACATATTATAATCTACACCGTCTTCTCTGTCACAATTCAATCAAAATAAgtacagaatttttaaatagaatgctttaaaaaaaatatatataaaattatttattaatttaaaaatttttcaacattaattatattattaaaaaaacaattttaactGAAAAgaagttattttaataactattcaatttattaacctCCAAGCTCAAGCATgatgtaatatttttatcccacaaaaaacagtttcactgtaaaccgccgcgccaagtacacgtccaactattgttacaaactataataattcaatttttacaaaaaactattgaatcgaaaaaaaaaaaacgaagtacaaaaaattttttagattcaaAAAACATTAAAGACAGTAagtattaaggaaaaaaatttaatatatttggtGAGCATCATTCGAATACTTTCATTATccacagtttttaaaattgatacttGTAGTGTGAATTGTATAGCACACCAAgtacactaaatttttttccttcgtATTTACTgtctttaatgtttttttaatctaaaaatttttgtacttcgtttttttcgattcaatagtttttgtaaaaattgaattattatagtttgtaacaatagttggacgtgtacttggcgcggcggtttacagtgaaactgtttttgtgggatatatctttttgtaaagagtaTATTAAGTGacataatcaaatattttataaatattttaaaattccaaatatgTACTTCTCAAGTAATTCAGCTGATTCTTTATGcatgaatttttgtaataatttaattacaaacaaaATTACTACAATACTTTAAATGACGCGCGTGACTAACCAATGTGACATCTAAAATATAGCGGTAATGATTTTGTGGCTCCACCTACTGTCATATATTGAAATGTTAAACTAAAGACCAACTACTTATATCGGCGCTAAGTTCAGTACTTAGTATATTAACTACTTAGATGGTAGAATAACAGGGTTAAGTGGTGCCAACTTGGAAATAAGAAAATTCGccctaaatttgtaaaatctcTCGTAGAATCGAAAGCAGGCGCAAGCAAAAGTTTCCAAACTAgcaatatattaaataattgttaagatccaataattttttgtaatatatgcATAATTGGTAAAAAGAAACTTATTAACAATGATGTCAAGTGTTAGTGTCttagcaataataaaaaaatatagagcTAAATATGTGAGGAGGTTATGTTGACATATGATGAGAGAATAGAGACACGTTGTCTCACGCCATATATTGGACGTGTACTTGGCGCGAGACACTATCGTGTCTCcggataatttaaataatattttataatttaaataattatgtctATTATCTCATATTTGAGAagcttaaatatatttacatcTATAAAATTCATCAGATATTACAAAATCTTAAACAGGcaagaattaatattaattaacatttgtttgcaatattttatattgtttattcaattaaatcaataaatcaaGTCTTCTGTATGataaataatcatattttGAGAGTATACATTTAATTTGAAGGCGATTcgttcattatttatattacttttatattacatttcttcttgctcatgcatagtaaaaaatttttcgtaaaatttaacataaaattttgtgtagataccctgattaaaaaaaagaatttgatagaattaaaaaaatttatatcctcATGAATGCTATCCAATCCTGAAAATATGATTCAAAAGGATTCAacatgattcaaattttttaattctgttaaataatatttaattctaaaaatatgatttaacAGGATTTGAAAGGATTTAAACTGTTAAATACTGTCAAATGCTTGTAAAtcctcaaaatataattaattaagatttAAGATGATTAAAAACCTTGAATATTACtgaatacttttaaattctaaaaatatgaTTCATAATGATATAAGGCTACTctagattttaaatactattCAGTAATTCCCAGTGAACACAATTATGTCAAACTGACGTCAGAATGACGTCATGCTACGTCATGATTTACGTAAGATGTAAGTCATATATAACTCATAGTTTCCCACTTCCTGACGTAAGATTCTTACGTAATACGTATGATGTACCTAtgatgtaagtgatgtaaatgatgtcaaaattaattacgcggaagaacattttttgaaaaaaaaagtaacatttAATTATGCGGTTTCGGGTTCGAATAATAATTTCGAGACTGATTACATgctgaggaaaaaaatttggagttaAAAAATCCTGGCGTGTGCTGGGCTTGAACTCGGGTCCATTGAATCCGGAGTCTTGAATGCTGCTCATTTGTCTGCACCACGATTGATATTAAAACGCTTAtttaaatctatataaatttaagagTTGGAAAGGATTAAGTTTATACGTTTTTCTCAAGTTTCATTAAGATTTGTGATGAGATTGCAtggaaattgataaattttttctaaatttgataaattttcagaatttccaTAAATTAATCTTTCATTGGTCATAAGAACGTCATAACGATATCATATTAACGTCATAAATTCAGAaagttgaaaacaaaaatgtttAGATTGTCCAATTAAACGCAAAATGCCACTTAAAGTTGAcaaatttttcctaaattcatgaaaattcataaaacataattaaagaaaattatattactttcATGAAAGCAATACTTTTGCAAAAGCCTATCAgtcttcaattattaatatttcagctACCAATGGTTGCACAGCAAATTAGAAGACATTTTCGGAAGCTGGAATGAATTTTCTTTGAGGACCTGTCAAGTCAAGAAACGAAGCAAGTTTTCTAAGCCTCTGAgacgaaaaaaaagaaattaaaaattttgaaaaagttttccTTCATGCCATTtttagctaaaattttttgtcagaaAATCTATAAACTATAATCATGAAGTTTTACAGCTTTAAAATGCATCTTTTTAGATTTGCAAAACAATCATTTTTCGCTGAGATACAGCAggtcaaaaatcgggaaaaatTCAGACTTCTTTGTGGGTAGTATGCATAGGACATAATTTATTCCAACTTCTAAATGATCATGGTTTTTTATCACTattaaattttccattttCCATTATAGATACAATAATAAGGAAGAAAACTCATAGAAATCATAGAGTATACCCTACAGAAGATTTCCAGACCCATAATTgatcgatcaaccccatggacaccgagtaacagccccataaaaggcgatttttgagtaaattgacagaaaattaactgttaaaaatttattcctcggtgtccacgggagattaagaaaaaaaatttatgggaATCATAGAGTACACCCTACAGAAGATTTTCAGACCCAAAATCGATCGA
The sequence above is drawn from the Cotesia glomerata isolate CgM1 linkage group LG4, MPM_Cglom_v2.3, whole genome shotgun sequence genome and encodes:
- the LOC123264035 gene encoding uncharacterized protein LOC123264035; this encodes MKIMKLLSYKKIELRSSPINKETLIDHQIEEPFASTNIQDCSTISSMSYIPTDYYNIDVQMEEEVYSLPMSESNNSDYMESNHVKSLEVKKQKSAVRKKCFSSVGIQVGRGPLSVQSISHRDDVIHYYTGLGNYAKFQFVYGTLSDYVDRIKYVKGQVNSVEPEDMFLLILMKLRRNIPDFGLSIYFGISEAVVRNIFNTWIHMIYQLWSLIDTWPSREVVDFYMPEGFKKLYPSTRVIVDATEIPIDKPSNPIAQQATFSTYKNKNTVKVLVGGSPDGILCYHSAAYGGSTSDRQIVERSDLVKNVKRGFRNG
- the LOC123262497 gene encoding uncharacterized protein LOC123262497, with protein sequence MKKFFFIKIWIFTYLAIITAELSNTMDKLILNPNSPDVKYFAERAWYDLDLRGECKTMVENCLKADSKLVRRVELFYQYSNVYKAQVEIVDEERRYIILVGYIVQVKKKIKYTPISMSVSVEYKCIVYVHTEESNPIQLQCFVNGYTWTNLEQRNNEIAYNQYYYDRQQDGRPGNGEVTAPFL